One Brevibacterium spongiae DNA segment encodes these proteins:
- the secY gene encoding preprotein translocase subunit SecY, which translates to MIGAIRRAFRTPDLRNKLLFTLGILVIFRLGSFIPSPGIDYTKVQECVASPQLNEGGFAMINLFSGGALLQLSIFALGIMPYITASIIVQLLRVVIPRFESLHKEGASGQAKLTQYTRYLTIGLAVLNATTLVATVRSGALFGSVEGCTDLIANDTWWGIAVLVITLTAGTGLIMWLGEQITEHGVGNGMSLLIFTSVASAFPSSLGAIFREQGVDIFLIVLAVGLVLVALVVFVEQSQRRIPVQYAKRMVGRRMFGGTSTYIPIKVNMAGVIPVIFASSVLYLPSLISQFFDPESKTVEWINTYLTRGDHPIYITVYALLTIFFAYFYVAITFNPEEVADNMKKYGGFIPGIRAGRPTADYLSYVLSRINFPGSLYLAFVALIPLIALVLINANQNFPFGGTSLLIVVGVGLETVKQIDAQMQQRHYEGLLR; encoded by the coding sequence TTGATCGGCGCAATCCGGAGGGCTTTCAGAACGCCCGACTTGAGGAACAAACTCCTCTTCACCCTGGGCATTCTTGTCATCTTCCGACTCGGCTCGTTCATTCCCTCACCAGGCATCGACTACACGAAGGTGCAGGAATGTGTGGCTTCGCCCCAGCTCAACGAGGGCGGCTTTGCGATGATCAACCTCTTCAGCGGCGGCGCCCTGCTGCAGTTGTCGATCTTCGCGCTGGGCATCATGCCCTATATCACCGCGAGCATCATCGTCCAGCTGCTGCGCGTGGTCATTCCGCGCTTCGAATCGCTGCATAAGGAAGGTGCCTCCGGTCAGGCCAAGCTGACCCAGTACACCCGTTACCTCACCATCGGCCTCGCCGTCCTCAACGCGACCACACTCGTGGCGACTGTGCGCTCGGGAGCTCTCTTCGGCAGCGTCGAGGGATGCACCGACCTCATCGCCAACGACACCTGGTGGGGGATCGCGGTTCTCGTGATCACGCTCACCGCCGGCACCGGCCTCATCATGTGGCTGGGCGAACAGATCACCGAGCACGGCGTCGGCAACGGCATGTCGCTGCTGATCTTCACGTCCGTCGCCTCGGCGTTCCCCTCATCGCTCGGTGCGATCTTCCGCGAGCAGGGCGTCGACATCTTCCTCATCGTCCTCGCCGTCGGTCTCGTCCTCGTGGCACTCGTCGTCTTCGTCGAACAGTCGCAGCGACGCATCCCCGTGCAGTACGCCAAGCGGATGGTGGGCCGGCGGATGTTCGGAGGCACCTCGACCTACATTCCGATCAAGGTGAACATGGCAGGCGTCATCCCCGTCATCTTCGCCTCCTCGGTGCTCTACCTCCCGAGCCTGATCTCGCAGTTCTTCGATCCCGAGTCCAAGACGGTCGAATGGATCAACACCTACCTCACCCGCGGCGATCACCCGATCTACATCACCGTGTATGCGCTGCTGACGATCTTCTTCGCCTACTTCTACGTCGCGATCACCTTCAACCCCGAAGAGGTCGCAGACAATATGAAGAAGTACGGCGGCTTCATCCCCGGCATCCGCGCAGGTCGACCGACCGCCGACTACCTGAGCTACGTGCTCAGCCGGATCAACTTCCCCGGCTCGCTCTACCTGGCCTTCGTCGCACTGATCCCGCTCATTGCGCTGGTGCTCATCAATGCGAACCAGAACTTCCCGTTCGGCGGAACCTCGCTGCTCATCGTCGTGGGCGTCGGCCTCGAGACGGTCAAGCAGATCGACGCACAAATGCAGCAGCGCCATTACGAGGGTCTGCTGCGCTGA
- the rplO gene encoding 50S ribosomal protein L15: protein MANNDSLKLHDLRPAPGAKTSKTRVGRGEASKGKTAGRGTKGTKARYQVPHGFEGGQTPMHMRLPKLRGFKNPAKVTFQVVNLDKLSALFPEGGDVTVADLVAKGAVRPNQPVKVLGTGEITVALNITAEKFSGSAAEKIKAAGGSTSEA, encoded by the coding sequence ATGGCAAACAACGACTCGCTGAAGCTGCACGATCTGCGCCCGGCCCCGGGAGCCAAGACCTCCAAGACCCGTGTCGGTCGTGGTGAGGCTTCGAAGGGCAAGACCGCCGGTCGCGGAACCAAGGGCACAAAGGCCCGTTACCAGGTTCCGCACGGCTTCGAGGGCGGCCAGACACCGATGCACATGCGTCTGCCGAAGCTGCGTGGGTTCAAGAACCCCGCGAAGGTGACGTTCCAGGTTGTCAACCTCGACAAGCTGTCCGCTCTGTTCCCCGAGGGAGGAGACGTCACCGTCGCCGATCTCGTGGCAAAGGGTGCTGTGCGTCCGAATCAGCCCGTCAAGGTTCTCGGCACCGGTGAGATCACCGTGGCCCTGAACATCACTGCAGAGAAGTTCTCCGGCTCCGCGGCCGAGAAGATCAAGGCTGCAGGCGGAAGCACCAGCGAGGCCTGA
- the rpsE gene encoding 30S ribosomal protein S5 has translation MSTEENKEQQASAETRTDNSGDRSSRGRGQGGQGGQGGQGRGRGEGRGRGGRNDRDDKNQFIEHVITINRVSKVVKGGRRFSFTALVVVGDGDGMVGMGYGKAKEVPAAIAKGVEEAKKNFFRVPRIQKTIPHPIQGEEAAGVVLLRPAAPGTGVIAGGPVRAVLDAAGVQDVLSKSLGSSNAINIVHAAITALKGLERPEEVAARRGLPVDEVAPHALLRAAAESGAKS, from the coding sequence ATGAGCACTGAAGAGAACAAGGAACAGCAGGCATCTGCTGAGACCCGCACCGACAACAGCGGTGACCGTTCCTCCCGTGGCCGCGGCCAGGGTGGACAGGGCGGTCAGGGCGGCCAGGGTCGTGGACGCGGCGAAGGCCGTGGACGCGGCGGTCGCAACGACCGTGACGACAAGAACCAGTTCATCGAGCACGTCATCACGATCAACCGCGTGTCGAAGGTCGTCAAGGGTGGACGTCGGTTCTCCTTCACGGCTCTCGTCGTGGTCGGAGACGGCGACGGCATGGTCGGCATGGGCTACGGCAAGGCGAAGGAAGTTCCTGCCGCCATCGCCAAGGGTGTCGAGGAAGCGAAGAAGAACTTCTTCCGCGTTCCCCGCATCCAGAAGACCATTCCGCACCCGATCCAGGGTGAGGAAGCCGCAGGCGTCGTCCTGCTGCGTCCGGCCGCTCCCGGTACCGGTGTCATCGCCGGCGGACCCGTTCGCGCCGTCCTCGACGCCGCTGGTGTCCAGGACGTACTGTCGAAGTCGCTGGGTTCGTCGAACGCGATCAACATCGTGCACGCTGCGATCACCGCGCTGAAGGGCCTCGAGCGTCCGGAAGAGGTTGCGGCTCGCCGTGGCCTTCCCGTCGACGAGGTTGCTCCGCACGCATTGCTGCGAGCCGCTGCTGAAAGTGGGGCGAAGTCCTGA
- the map gene encoding type I methionyl aminopeptidase: MIFGPRIELKTPAELQLMHRAGQLTRRVLSAARSAAVPGATTAEVDAAAEAVIDSAGARSNFKGYQGFPAVVCISVNEEIVHGIPGSRVLESGDIVSIDGGAIVEGFHGDSALTMIVGGDEAGTEADRTLSTGTEAAMWAGIAAFATGTKVSDIGDAIDDFVTENYPQLGLVEEFTGHGIGTSMHMAPEVLNYRARSNGPKIKPGMCLAIEPMLTTGGADTRTLADDWTVVTADGSRASHWEHSVARHDDGVWVLTAEDGGATGLAPFGITPVPPKGA; encoded by the coding sequence ATGATCTTCGGACCTCGGATCGAGCTGAAGACTCCCGCCGAGCTTCAGCTCATGCACCGGGCCGGGCAGCTGACACGCCGAGTGCTCTCAGCGGCCCGGTCCGCGGCAGTTCCCGGAGCCACCACCGCCGAGGTGGACGCCGCCGCCGAAGCCGTCATCGACTCCGCGGGCGCCCGCTCGAATTTCAAGGGCTACCAAGGATTCCCCGCGGTCGTGTGCATCTCCGTGAACGAGGAGATCGTCCACGGCATCCCCGGCAGCCGCGTCCTCGAGTCCGGCGATATCGTCTCGATCGACGGCGGGGCGATCGTCGAGGGCTTCCACGGAGATTCCGCGCTGACGATGATCGTCGGCGGTGACGAAGCCGGCACCGAGGCGGATCGCACACTGTCGACCGGCACCGAGGCGGCCATGTGGGCAGGCATCGCAGCATTCGCCACGGGCACGAAGGTCAGTGACATCGGCGACGCCATCGATGACTTCGTCACCGAGAACTACCCGCAGCTGGGCCTGGTCGAAGAATTCACCGGCCACGGCATCGGCACGTCCATGCACATGGCGCCCGAGGTGCTCAACTACCGGGCACGCTCGAACGGTCCGAAGATCAAACCGGGGATGTGCCTGGCGATCGAACCGATGCTCACCACCGGCGGTGCGGACACCCGCACCCTCGCCGATGACTGGACCGTCGTGACAGCGGACGGCTCTCGCGCGAGCCACTGGGAGCACAGCGTGGCCCGCCACGACGACGGCGTCTGGGTGCTGACCGCCGAGGATGGGGGAGCGACCGGGTTGGCGCCCTTCGGAATCACTCCCGTGCCACCGAAAGGCGCCTGA
- the rpmD gene encoding 50S ribosomal protein L30, translating to MAKLKITQRKSAIGYRQSQRDTLRSLGLKRTNDVVVQEDRPEIRGMINAVRHIVTVEEVD from the coding sequence ATGGCAAAGCTCAAGATTACTCAGCGCAAGTCCGCAATCGGTTACCGTCAGAGCCAGCGTGACACGCTGCGTTCGCTCGGTCTCAAGCGGACCAACGACGTTGTGGTGCAGGAAGATCGCCCCGAGATCCGGGGAATGATCAACGCTGTCCGCCACATCGTGACTGTGGAAGAGGTCGATTGA
- a CDS encoding adenylate kinase, translated as MSSRIILIGPPGAGKGTQAARLSEALGVPAISTGDIFRANVKGETELGKLAKRYMDAGEYVPDEVTNSMVSDRLSQADASDGFLLDGYPRTSAQVDELDRMLAAEDKAIEHVVELTADTDEVVARLLARAQTEGRSDDSEDVIRHRLDVYEEQTQPLTDIYRSRGLLRQVDGLGEVTEITDRILSAIR; from the coding sequence ATGAGTTCACGCATCATCCTGATCGGCCCTCCCGGCGCCGGCAAAGGCACCCAGGCCGCACGTCTGTCCGAGGCACTCGGTGTCCCGGCCATCTCCACCGGAGACATCTTCCGGGCGAACGTGAAGGGTGAGACCGAACTCGGGAAGCTCGCCAAACGCTATATGGACGCCGGCGAATATGTTCCCGACGAAGTCACGAACTCCATGGTCTCCGACCGACTGTCTCAGGCCGATGCCTCGGACGGCTTCCTGCTCGACGGCTACCCGCGCACCAGCGCCCAGGTGGACGAACTCGACCGGATGCTCGCTGCCGAGGACAAGGCGATCGAGCACGTCGTCGAGCTCACAGCCGACACCGACGAAGTCGTTGCCCGCCTGCTGGCTCGTGCACAGACCGAAGGCCGCAGCGATGACAGCGAAGACGTCATCCGCCACCGTCTCGACGTCTACGAAGAGCAGACCCAGCCGCTGACCGACATCTACCGCAGCCGCGGACTGCTGCGCCAGGTCGATGGTCTCGGCGAGGTCACCGAAATCACCGACCGCATCCTCTCAGCCATTCGATGA